The following proteins are encoded in a genomic region of Zea mays cultivar B73 chromosome 9, Zm-B73-REFERENCE-NAM-5.0, whole genome shotgun sequence:
- the LOC103639468 gene encoding cysteine-rich and transmembrane domain-containing protein WIH2 isoform X2: MILLPLSFPRHPHAFPLSILLEIQREHHQHHHRPCDSYPNPAVAPAGTMSYYNPHGHGGAPPSSPCPSPSPPPPPPQGYPMDPYAERGMEHHHHHQYGPPPPQPMYASPYGQPPPPPMYQQPYGQPVYASPYGQPPPPPAMYPPPYAQPPPPPPRKTGASFAEGCCAGFAAICCCCLMDACF, translated from the exons ATGATCCTCCTTCCTCTGTCGTTCCCTCGGCACCCTCACGCGTTCCCCCTCTCTATTCTTCTCGAAATCCAACGCGAACACCACCAACACCACCATCGCCCCTGCGATTCCTATCCCAATCCCGCCGTCGCTCCGGCGGGGACGATGAGCTACTACAATCCCCACGGCCATGGCGGCGCGCCCCCGTCTTCGCCGTGCCCCTCCCCGTCTCCGCCCCCGCCGCCGCCCCAAG GGTACCCAATGGACCCGTACGCGGAGCGCGGGATggagcaccaccaccaccaccagtacgGGCCGCCTCCGCCGCAGCCGATGTACGCGTCGCCGTAcgggcagccgccgccgccgccgatgtaCCAGCAGCCGTACGGACAGCCGGTGTACGCGTCGCCGTACGgacagccgccgccgccaccggcgATGTACCCGCCGCCGTAcgcgcagccgccgccgccgccaccacggAAGACCGGCGCGTCGTTCGCGGAAGGATG CTGTGCAGGGTTTGCCGCAATCTGTTGCTGCTGCCTCATGGACGCATGCTTCTGA
- the LOC103639468 gene encoding leucine-rich repeat extensin-like protein 3 isoform X1, with the protein MILLPLSFPRHPHAFPLSILLEIQREHHQHHHRPCDSYPNPAVAPAGTMSYYNPHGHGGAPPSSPCPSPSPPPPPPQGYPMDPYAERGMEHHHHHQYGPPPPQPMYASPYGQPPPPPMYQQPYGQPVYASPYGQPPPPPAMYPPPYAQPPPPPPRKTGASFAEGWYVRTCPKETAVRAPAVGPLTRPRAVNVIERPSHACRHQTDRKKGRNGCQTFVASRMPP; encoded by the exons ATGATCCTCCTTCCTCTGTCGTTCCCTCGGCACCCTCACGCGTTCCCCCTCTCTATTCTTCTCGAAATCCAACGCGAACACCACCAACACCACCATCGCCCCTGCGATTCCTATCCCAATCCCGCCGTCGCTCCGGCGGGGACGATGAGCTACTACAATCCCCACGGCCATGGCGGCGCGCCCCCGTCTTCGCCGTGCCCCTCCCCGTCTCCGCCCCCGCCGCCGCCCCAAG GGTACCCAATGGACCCGTACGCGGAGCGCGGGATggagcaccaccaccaccaccagtacgGGCCGCCTCCGCCGCAGCCGATGTACGCGTCGCCGTAcgggcagccgccgccgccgccgatgtaCCAGCAGCCGTACGGACAGCCGGTGTACGCGTCGCCGTACGgacagccgccgccgccaccggcgATGTACCCGCCGCCGTAcgcgcagccgccgccgccgccaccacggAAGACCGGCGCGTCGTTCGCGGAAGGATGGTACGTACGTACGTGCCCGAAAGAAACCGCCGTGCGCGCTCCTGCTGTTGGGCCGTTGACACGTCCGCGGGCTGTCAATGTCATTGAGAGGCCAAGCCATGCGTGCAGACATCAGACGGACCGAAAGAAAGGTCGCAACGGCTGCCAGACCTTTGTCGCTAGCCGCATGCCGCCATGA